A single region of the Bacillus cereus genome encodes:
- a CDS encoding ABC transporter permease — protein sequence MIRKMLKRDFSQNKMIITILFMFIMLSSLLMASASSNVINLLNSMEQLFKVSNAPHFVQMHAGEINQKSIDSFVAKTSFVKKQQTAEMIQVGGSNIFIKKRNQAEHNSVMDISLVKQNTNFDFLLDLNNEVVDVRKGEIGVPIYYMQKYNLRIGDKIWVVKNNNELEFTISAFVRDVQMSPSIVSSKRFVISDEDFERIKRNFGESEYLIEFQLTDLDKINVFETLYESSNLPQKGPSITYSLFKTLNSLADGTIAAVLIIISALLMLIAILCIRFTIMTSMEEDYREIGVMKAIGITSKEIQKLYVTKYIVIAASGCICGYIFSLFVTKIFTSNISLYMGTANTSILHFIVPLIVITLLFIAVILFCRIILRNFRRITAIDALRSRDNLGKRKFKSSFSLYQTKITNVNIFIGIQDVVKRFKLYRVLSIVLIIAVFMIVVPVNCLYTIQSPKFVNYMGTGKSDIRIDLQQTENIEKRFKDVISYLRNDEEVEKYAAFVTSTFKIVKADGTHENLNVEVGDFTKFPLDFIQGMAPKNENEISLSYMNANELKKNVGDKIVLFVEGKEKALTISGMYQDVTNGGKTAKASFSYNKENILWYVVNVDMKPTVNLQEKVKEYKHNFHSAKITDTDDYLTQTLGETIKQLRLVTQVAILIAILISVLITAMFFKMQLAKDSSQILIMKSIGFSYKDIRIQYITRSIAIVLIGILTGTFLAATFGEMLVSWLGSFIGMAHIKFIVNPIVSYVICPAILFISVAATSFFSSFTVKQTNDLKGNGE from the coding sequence ATGATTAGGAAAATGTTAAAAAGAGATTTCTCTCAAAATAAAATGATAATTACCATTTTATTTATGTTTATCATGTTATCGAGTCTGTTAATGGCTAGTGCTTCAAGTAACGTTATAAATCTATTGAACTCAATGGAGCAATTGTTTAAAGTATCAAACGCACCACACTTCGTACAAATGCATGCTGGAGAAATAAATCAAAAGTCAATTGATTCATTTGTTGCAAAAACTTCTTTTGTAAAAAAGCAGCAAACGGCAGAGATGATTCAAGTAGGCGGATCTAACATTTTTATAAAGAAGAGAAATCAAGCGGAACATAATAGTGTAATGGACATTAGTCTCGTTAAACAAAATACTAATTTTGACTTTTTATTAGATTTAAATAATGAAGTGGTTGATGTTAGGAAAGGGGAAATAGGTGTACCAATTTATTATATGCAAAAATATAATTTGCGTATTGGAGATAAAATATGGGTTGTTAAAAATAATAATGAACTAGAATTTACTATTTCGGCATTTGTTCGTGATGTTCAAATGAGCCCATCAATTGTTAGTTCAAAACGATTTGTAATAAGCGATGAAGACTTCGAAAGAATAAAAAGAAATTTTGGAGAAAGCGAATATCTTATTGAATTTCAGCTAACAGATTTAGATAAAATAAATGTATTTGAAACTTTATACGAGTCATCGAACTTACCTCAAAAAGGTCCCTCTATTACTTATTCACTCTTTAAAACACTCAATTCATTAGCAGATGGAACAATAGCTGCAGTACTTATCATAATAAGTGCATTATTAATGCTAATCGCGATTTTATGTATTAGATTTACGATTATGACTTCAATGGAAGAAGATTATCGGGAAATTGGTGTTATGAAAGCTATCGGCATTACAAGTAAAGAGATTCAAAAATTATATGTAACAAAATATATTGTTATTGCTGCTAGCGGATGTATATGTGGATATATTTTTTCATTATTTGTTACAAAAATATTCACCTCTAATATCTCACTTTATATGGGAACAGCAAATACAAGTATTTTACATTTTATTGTACCATTAATAGTTATAACTCTGCTATTTATAGCAGTTATCCTTTTCTGTCGTATCATTTTGCGAAATTTCAGGAGAATTACAGCAATAGATGCTTTACGATCAAGAGATAATCTAGGAAAGAGGAAGTTTAAAAGTTCTTTTTCTCTCTATCAAACTAAAATTACAAATGTAAATATATTTATTGGTATACAAGATGTAGTAAAACGATTTAAGTTATATCGCGTATTAAGTATCGTTTTAATCATAGCTGTATTTATGATTGTTGTACCTGTTAATTGTTTGTATACGATTCAGTCACCGAAGTTTGTAAATTATATGGGAACAGGAAAAAGTGATATTCGAATAGATTTACAGCAAACTGAAAATATAGAGAAACGATTTAAGGACGTCATATCATATTTACGAAATGATGAAGAAGTAGAAAAATATGCAGCATTTGTAACGAGTACATTTAAAATAGTAAAAGCTGATGGTACACATGAAAACTTAAATGTAGAAGTGGGAGACTTCACTAAATTTCCATTAGACTTTATTCAAGGTATGGCACCAAAAAATGAAAATGAAATTTCTCTTTCTTATATGAACGCAAATGAATTAAAAAAGAATGTAGGGGATAAGATTGTTTTATTTGTAGAAGGAAAAGAGAAAGCATTAACTATTAGTGGTATGTACCAAGATGTAACGAATGGTGGGAAAACAGCTAAAGCGAGCTTCTCTTATAATAAAGAAAATATATTATGGTATGTAGTAAATGTAGATATGAAGCCTACTGTGAATCTGCAAGAAAAAGTGAAGGAATATAAACACAATTTTCATTCTGCAAAAATAACAGATACGGATGATTATTTAACGCAAACTTTAGGAGAAACAATTAAACAATTAAGACTCGTAACTCAAGTAGCTATTTTGATTGCGATATTGATATCAGTTTTAATTACTGCGATGTTTTTTAAAATGCAATTGGCAAAAGACTCTTCGCAAATATTAATTATGAAAAGTATAGGCTTTTCTTACAAGGATATTCGTATACAGTATATAACTCGTTCTATTGCTATAGTGTTAATTGGTATTTTAACAGGGACATTTCTAGCTGCTACGTTTGGAGAAATGTTAGTAAGTTGGTTAGGCTCATTTATAGGAATGGCTCACATAAAATTTATTGTTAATCCAATCGTATCTTACGTAATATGTCCAGCTATTTTATTTATATCTGTGGCCGCAACATCATTTTTCAGTAGTTTTACTGTGAAACAAACAAATGATTTAAAAGGAAATGGGGAGTAG